In the genome of Candidatus Reidiella endopervernicosa, one region contains:
- the pdhA gene encoding pyruvate dehydrogenase (acetyl-transferring) E1 component subunit alpha, whose amino-acid sequence MNTADKKRLLREMLFARRFEERCYEAYVERKIGGFLHLYPGQEACCHGVLEAARPGSDYVITGYRDHVHAIKCGADPKAVMAELYGKESGCSRGRGGSMHIFDVANRFMGGYALVGGPFPLAAGMAKAIKLKGDDDIAICFLGDAANNQGTFHEALNMAKIWSLPVLYITENNLYGIGTRINRSTAVQDQYKRVAAYDIPSNQVDGQDIDVVYAAATAAVEHVRSGKGPYMLELLTYRYRGHSMSDSNAYRSKEEEQEWGKRDPIIILRDRLIETGDFSEDEYQTLDRSIIDEIEEEIIPYCEAAPEPDPAEAERYVLAENDPYVAGRAS is encoded by the coding sequence ATGAACACCGCAGACAAAAAACGGCTGCTGCGCGAGATGTTGTTCGCGCGACGCTTTGAAGAGAGATGTTACGAGGCCTATGTGGAACGCAAGATCGGTGGGTTCCTGCATCTCTACCCCGGACAGGAGGCGTGTTGCCACGGTGTACTGGAGGCGGCCCGTCCCGGCAGCGATTATGTGATCACCGGCTATCGCGATCACGTCCATGCAATCAAGTGCGGCGCCGATCCGAAGGCGGTGATGGCCGAGCTCTACGGCAAGGAGAGCGGCTGTTCGAGAGGACGCGGTGGCTCAATGCATATCTTCGATGTAGCCAATCGCTTTATGGGTGGTTACGCGCTGGTCGGTGGGCCCTTCCCGCTTGCGGCTGGCATGGCCAAGGCGATCAAACTCAAGGGCGATGATGACATCGCCATCTGCTTTCTCGGCGATGCGGCGAATAATCAGGGCACCTTCCACGAGGCGCTTAACATGGCCAAGATCTGGAGTCTGCCGGTGCTCTATATCACCGAGAACAATCTCTACGGTATCGGTACCCGTATCAACCGCTCCACGGCGGTACAGGATCAGTACAAGCGGGTAGCGGCCTACGACATCCCCTCCAATCAGGTCGACGGGCAGGATATCGACGTGGTCTATGCAGCCGCTACAGCGGCGGTTGAGCATGTGCGCTCGGGTAAGGGGCCCTACATGCTCGAGCTGCTTACCTATCGCTATCGCGGCCACTCGATGTCCGACTCCAATGCCTATCGCAGCAAGGAGGAAGAGCAGGAGTGGGGCAAACGCGATCCGATCATCATCCTGCGTGATCGTCTGATAGAGACGGGTGATTTTAGTGAGGATGAGTACCAGACACTCGACCGCTCGATCATCGACGAGATCGAAGAGGAGATCATTCCCTACTGCGAGGCGGCCCCTGAACCCGATCCGGCAGAGGCGGAGCGCTATGTGCTGGCAGAGAACGATCCATATGTTGCAGGGAGGGCGAGCTGA
- a CDS encoding M17 family metallopeptidase, producing the protein MKATLPKKLNITIIQQLSSSDTARYDAQESLLVLLPERSLEGRWPSLPYRDLFKRRFAKLDSPKAGTRLFECFLPNRRDTHTLLAIPAADATPFEQLTLARKLVAPLLTNRPGSIAIDLGALTQKLVEQTAEALVAALLSAAAEMPDYRKEAKSSPLKRIELIGLKQRIDLKPCQAEAEGNQLARWLTALPPNSLTPKSYLSLARTLARREGWQLKFHNSKALEKMGADAFLAVAKAGPTGAGIVQLSYQPPKARSKEKQRLGLVGKGICFDSGGLNIKPARHMYGMHHDMAGSAVALGTLLALSRLKVDYPVDCWLALAENHINEHAYRQGDVITALNGETIEIVHTDAEGRMVLADTLTLASRNNPALLIDYATLTGSCSYALGNRYSGAFSNRNTLNEQAQHAGAISGERVWPFPNDSDFDEALESEIADTKQCTLEGEADHILAARFLQRFLDGECDWLHLDLSSATNKGGLAHIPTEITGFGVRFTLELLNQVKFPTS; encoded by the coding sequence ATGAAAGCGACGCTACCAAAAAAGCTGAATATCACGATAATTCAACAACTAAGCAGTAGTGACACAGCACGCTACGATGCCCAGGAGAGCCTACTAGTGCTGCTGCCGGAACGCAGCCTTGAGGGGCGCTGGCCCTCTCTCCCCTATCGTGATCTGTTCAAACGACGTTTCGCCAAACTCGATAGCCCCAAGGCTGGGACCAGGCTATTTGAGTGTTTTCTACCCAATCGCCGCGATACCCACACCCTGCTCGCGATCCCCGCCGCCGATGCCACCCCGTTCGAGCAGCTGACTCTGGCACGCAAGCTGGTCGCACCACTTCTCACCAATCGTCCCGGTTCAATCGCTATCGATCTCGGTGCCCTGACACAGAAACTGGTCGAACAGACGGCGGAGGCGCTGGTGGCAGCACTTCTTTCCGCCGCTGCAGAGATGCCCGATTACCGTAAAGAGGCCAAAAGCAGTCCGCTAAAACGTATTGAGCTGATCGGTCTGAAACAGCGCATCGATCTCAAACCGTGTCAGGCCGAGGCGGAGGGCAACCAGCTCGCCCGCTGGCTCACTGCCCTGCCGCCCAACAGCCTGACCCCGAAGAGTTATCTCTCCCTGGCACGCACACTCGCTCGTCGCGAGGGTTGGCAGCTGAAGTTTCACAACAGCAAGGCGCTGGAGAAGATGGGGGCAGACGCCTTCCTCGCCGTCGCCAAGGCGGGGCCAACGGGTGCCGGGATCGTTCAACTCAGCTACCAACCGCCTAAAGCTCGCAGCAAGGAGAAACAGCGCCTTGGGCTGGTCGGCAAAGGAATCTGCTTCGATAGCGGCGGACTGAATATAAAACCGGCGCGTCATATGTATGGCATGCACCACGACATGGCCGGTAGCGCCGTTGCGCTCGGCACCCTGCTCGCACTCAGTCGCCTCAAGGTCGACTACCCGGTCGACTGCTGGCTGGCGCTGGCAGAGAATCACATCAACGAGCACGCCTATCGTCAGGGCGATGTGATCACCGCGCTCAACGGCGAGACGATCGAGATTGTTCACACCGATGCCGAGGGGCGCATGGTACTGGCCGACACCCTCACCCTGGCAAGCCGTAACAATCCTGCTCTGCTGATCGACTACGCCACCCTGACCGGTAGCTGCAGTTACGCACTCGGTAATCGCTACAGCGGTGCCTTCTCCAACCGCAACACTCTCAACGAGCAAGCACAGCATGCAGGTGCCATCTCTGGCGAGCGGGTCTGGCCCTTCCCCAACGACAGCGATTTTGATGAGGCGCTGGAGAGCGAGATTGCCGATACCAAACAGTGCACGCTGGAAGGCGAAGCGGATCACATCCTCGCCGCCCGCTTCCTGCAACGCTTTCTCGACGGCGAGTGCGACTGGCTCCACCTCGATCTATCTTCAGCCACCAACAAGGGCGGACTGGCCCACATTCCGACCGAAATCACCGGTTTTGGCGTGCGATTCACCCTCGAACTGCTCAATCAGGTGAAATTTCCCACTTCGTAG